One Blastocatellia bacterium DNA window includes the following coding sequences:
- a CDS encoding 4Fe-4S dicluster domain-containing protein, which translates to MVELYTVAFPRLLKRMFQEYEKEGKIFDLPKSKFYYPDSKLDFSVSLHDLMAGTPVGPAAGPQSQLAQNIVLSWLAGSRIIELKTVQINDELKIPRPCIDATNVGYNVEWSQELKLPVSLQEYVAGSMLIEILRRANIIDGTSGAAGETIYDMSVGYDLAGIKSEQVCAWMEQMRNASKIIEQLREQIPAEFSEFRDIDFNSQISNSITLSTFHGCPANEIEKIVEFLLDELNVHTIIKMNPTLLGKEAVEHLLHDVMGYQEISVTQEAFDKDLQFDQALEICDRLGKIAARKGKKLGAKFSNTLVVRNHRSFFSDKEMYLSGAPLHIITSNLVKKFRAEVGPDFPISFSAGIEQHNFPDAVAQGFVPVTTCTDLLRPGGYGRLPAYLKRLGQQMQTLGVDNIGDYVIKAENHGLKAIETEVLNLSEKLGDSWQQFSSEQQDLINNWTKNLFKLAENKLTETSVNGSLKQLFAEEVSAFTTKLESSQPTMVSSLLPLMSGLYQSIVSRAAWLNTQTIVPRLTTDIRYTKQKNSAIPKKIGSQLWLYDCINCDKCIPVCPNDANFVYELKPLETQGTLYQIDREIISSTTSRTLKITKTHQIGNFADFCNECGNCDVFCPEDGGPYIEKPRFFGWLETMRLHSKHDGCYFERDEKEDKVYGRFAGQDYLLTVARAENKANFTNGKLALVFDKETGNCEKVEKLADAQTGDRLDTYYYYVLSSLLDAVMNSGKINYLNIQ; encoded by the coding sequence TTGGTAGAACTTTACACAGTTGCATTTCCACGCTTATTAAAAAGGATGTTCCAAGAGTATGAGAAAGAAGGAAAAATATTTGATTTACCAAAAAGTAAATTCTACTATCCAGACAGCAAACTAGATTTTAGCGTCTCATTGCATGATTTAATGGCTGGAACTCCCGTCGGGCCGGCAGCAGGCCCACAAAGCCAACTAGCTCAAAATATTGTACTTTCCTGGTTAGCAGGTTCACGAATTATTGAACTTAAAACCGTACAAATTAATGATGAATTAAAAATTCCTCGACCTTGTATTGATGCTACTAATGTTGGTTACAATGTTGAATGGTCACAAGAATTAAAACTTCCTGTCTCACTCCAAGAATATGTTGCAGGCTCAATGTTAATTGAGATTTTACGCCGAGCAAATATTATTGATGGCACATCAGGCGCGGCAGGTGAAACTATTTATGATATGAGCGTTGGCTATGATTTGGCTGGAATTAAATCTGAGCAAGTTTGTGCTTGGATGGAACAGATGCGTAATGCTAGCAAAATTATTGAACAACTCCGCGAGCAAATCCCAGCAGAATTTAGCGAATTTCGAGATATTGATTTTAATAGCCAAATTAGCAATTCCATTACACTTTCTACTTTTCATGGCTGTCCTGCTAATGAAATTGAAAAAATTGTTGAATTTTTACTTGACGAATTAAATGTTCATACAATTATAAAAATGAACCCTACACTACTTGGAAAAGAAGCAGTAGAGCATCTTTTACACGATGTAATGGGTTATCAAGAAATTAGTGTTACACAAGAGGCTTTTGATAAAGATTTACAGTTTGATCAAGCCTTAGAAATCTGTGATCGATTAGGAAAAATAGCTGCAAGAAAAGGTAAAAAATTAGGTGCAAAATTTTCTAACACTCTAGTAGTACGTAATCATCGAAGTTTCTTTAGTGATAAAGAAATGTATTTATCTGGCGCACCTTTACATATAATTACATCAAATTTAGTTAAGAAATTTCGTGCTGAGGTGGGCCCAGATTTTCCAATTTCGTTTTCTGCTGGCATTGAGCAACATAATTTTCCTGATGCTGTTGCACAAGGTTTTGTTCCAGTCACAACTTGCACTGACTTACTACGTCCGGGCGGTTATGGTCGTTTGCCAGCCTATCTAAAACGCTTAGGTCAACAAATGCAAACTTTAGGCGTTGATAATATTGGCGATTATGTTATCAAAGCGGAAAATCATGGCTTAAAAGCTATTGAAACAGAAGTGTTAAATTTGTCTGAAAAATTAGGCGACTCTTGGCAACAATTTAGCAGCGAGCAACAAGACTTAATTAATAATTGGACAAAAAATTTATTTAAGTTAGCTGAAAATAAACTAACTGAAACTAGTGTAAATGGTTCTCTAAAACAGCTTTTTGCAGAGGAAGTTTCTGCTTTTACAACAAAGCTAGAATCTTCACAACCTACAATGGTATCTAGTTTATTGCCGCTAATGTCGGGACTTTATCAATCAATAGTAAGTCGTGCTGCTTGGCTTAACACGCAAACAATTGTCCCAAGACTTACAACAGATATTCGTTACACAAAGCAAAAAAATTCAGCTATACCTAAAAAAATAGGTTCTCAACTTTGGCTTTATGACTGCATTAATTGTGATAAATGTATTCCTGTTTGTCCAAATGACGCAAATTTTGTTTATGAATTAAAGCCTTTAGAAACTCAAGGCACGCTTTATCAAATTGATAGGGAAATTATTAGCTCTACAACTAGTCGGACGTTAAAAATCACAAAAACACATCAAATAGGAAATTTTGCAGACTTCTGCAATGAATGTGGAAACTGCGATGTTTTTTGCCCTGAAGACGGCGGGCCTTATATAGAAAAACCTCGCTTTTTTGGCTGGCTTGAAACTATGCGTCTGCATAGTAAACATGATGGTTGTTATTTTGAACGTGATGAAAAAGAAGATAAAGTTTATGGGCGTTTTGCTGGTCAAGATTATTTGCTAACTGTAGCACGAGCAGAAAATAAAGCTAATTTTACTAATGGAAAATTAGCTCTGGTATTTGATAAAGAAACAGGTAATTGTGAGAAAGTGGAAAAGCTCGCTGATGCTCAAACAGGCGACAGGTTGGACACTTATTATTACTATGTGCTTTCATCGCTTTTAGATGCAGTTATGAATAGCGGTAAAATAAATTATCTCAATATTCAATAA